A single Patagioenas fasciata isolate bPatFas1 chromosome 16, bPatFas1.hap1, whole genome shotgun sequence DNA region contains:
- the LOC139829212 gene encoding coiled-coil domain-containing protein 42-like, with the protein MELLRAKKKLEALKKEHQKLSSQVQKHSIFKNYLEDVVKISPQFEDIQDVISRYKLLMRTRKDLQQSQEKDREMMEQAKVLLDQYEAEKAAEILQCRNELEQLQRRFVQAQSDVRFWVRNCGMGRGRSPRPGWVKPQGHGKAQWQTL; encoded by the exons atggagcttttgagggctaagaagaaacttgaagccctgaaaaaggaacaccagaagctcagcagccaagtgcagaagcactccatcttcaaaaactacctggaggatgtggtgaagatctccccacag tttgaggacatccaggacgtcatttcccgctacaagctgctgatgaggacgcgcaaggacctgcagcagtcccaagagaaggacagggaaatgatggagcaagccaaggtgctcctggatcagtacgaggcagagaaagcagctgagatcctgcagtgccgaaatgagctggagcagctccaacgacgttttgtgcaggctcaaagtgatgtccgcttctgggtgaggaactgcgggatgggcaggggaagatctccaaggcctggctgggtgaagccacagggtcatggcaaggcacagtggcagactttgtaa